The following coding sequences are from one Ctenopharyngodon idella isolate HZGC_01 chromosome 17, HZGC01, whole genome shotgun sequence window:
- the LOC127498246 gene encoding GTP cyclohydrolase 1 feedback regulatory protein isoform X1 gives MPYILISTQIRLETGPTMVGDEYSDPSIMNYLGARKTTMLGNNFSEYHVDEPPRLVLDKLDKIGYRVVSMTGVGQTLVWCLHKETSNTL, from the exons ATGCCGTACATCCTCATCAGCACACAGATAAGACTG gAGACGGGGCCCACCATGGTTGGAGATGAATATTCAGATCCATCTATCATGAACTACCTCGGAGCCCGGAAAACCACCATGCTGGGAAACAACTT CTCAGAGTATCATGTGGATGAACCGCCGAGACTCGTCTTAGACAAACTCGACAAGATCGGATACAGAGTTGTTAGCATGACGGGGGTCGGACAGACGCTGGTTTGGTGTCTTCATAAAGAGACCAGTAACACGCTGTGA
- the LOC127498246 gene encoding GTP cyclohydrolase 1 feedback regulatory protein isoform X2, with protein MPYILISTQIRLTGPTMVGDEYSDPSIMNYLGARKTTMLGNNFSEYHVDEPPRLVLDKLDKIGYRVVSMTGVGQTLVWCLHKETSNTL; from the exons ATGCCGTACATCCTCATCAGCACACAGATAAGACTG ACGGGGCCCACCATGGTTGGAGATGAATATTCAGATCCATCTATCATGAACTACCTCGGAGCCCGGAAAACCACCATGCTGGGAAACAACTT CTCAGAGTATCATGTGGATGAACCGCCGAGACTCGTCTTAGACAAACTCGACAAGATCGGATACAGAGTTGTTAGCATGACGGGGGTCGGACAGACGCTGGTTTGGTGTCTTCATAAAGAGACCAGTAACACGCTGTGA
- the LOC127498529 gene encoding cytochrome P450 1B1-like: MALSDAEFGMKGSGILKEWSGQIQPALIASFIFLCCLEACFWVRNLALKKRLPGPFAWPLVGNAMQLGQMPHITFAKLAKRYGNVYQIRLGSSDIVVLNGDAAIRKALLQHSTEFAGRPNFVSFQSVSGGTSMTFTSYSKQWKMHRKIAQSTIRAFSSADSQTKKSFEKHIAAEAEEMIETFLRLSLNDQYFNPSHELTVAAANIICALCFGKRYGHDDLEFRTLLGNVSKFGETVGAGSLVDVMPWLQSFPNPVRSVFQSFKALNNDFFAFVKGKVVEHRQSYDPEVTRDMSDAFISVIDHADTETGLTEAHTEGTVSDLLGAGLDTVSTALNWMLLLLVKHPSIQTKLQEQIDKVVGRDRLPSIEDRSNLAYLDAFIYETMRFASFVPVTIPHSTTADVTIEGLHIPKDTVVFINQWSVNHDPQKWHDPHIFNPSRFLDETGALDKDLTNGVMIFSIGKRRCIGDQIAKVEVFLITAMLLHQLTFEKDPSQDLSLNCSYGLTLRPFDYKISAKLRGSVFNGA, encoded by the coding sequence ATGGCGCTGTCAGACGCAGAGTTCGGAATGAAGGGCAGTGGAATCCTCAAGGAATGGAGCGGACAAATCCAACCGGCCCTCATTGCATCCTTTATCTTCCTCTGCTGTCTCGAGGCTTGTTTTTGGGTCAGGAACCTCGCTCTGAAAAAGAGGCTTCCAGGGCCCTTTGCTTGGCCACTTGTGGGCAACGCCATGCAGCTCGGCCAAATGCCCCACATCACCTTCGCCAAGTTGGCAAAGAGGTACGGAAACGTCTACCAAATTAGACTGGGCAGCAGTGACATAGTGGTTCTGAATGGAGACGCGGCCATACGGAAGGCATTGCTTCAACACAGCACCGAGTTTGCCGGCAGACCAAACTTTGTGTCTTTCCAGTCGGTTTCCGGCGGGACAAGCATGACGTTCACCAGCTACAGCAAGCAATGGAAAATGCACCGGAAGATCGCTCAATCCACCATTCGTGCCTTCTCTTCTGCAGACAGCCAAACGAAGAAGTCCTTCGAGAAGCACATCGCGGCTGAGGCAGAGGAAATGATTGAAACGTTTCTGAGGTTGAGTTTAAACGACCAATACTTCAATCCATCTCACGAACTGACGGTTGCGGCTGCTAATATCATCTGCGCTCTTTGCTTTGGGAAACGCTACGGACACGACGACCTAGAGTTCAGGACTCTCTTGGGCAATGTCAGCAAGTTTGGAGAAACCGTAGGAGCTGGAAGTTTGGTGGACGTCATGCCTTGGTTGCAGTCTTTCCCCAACCCAGTCAGGAGTGTTTTTCAGAGCTTCAAAGCTCTCAATAATGACTTCTTTGCGTTTGTGAAAGGTAAAGTGGTGGAGCACAGGCAAAGCTACGATCCTGAGGTCACCAGAGACATGAGCGACGCCTTTATTAGTGTGATTGATCATGCAGACACGGAAACGGGCTTGACTGAAGCTCATACCGAAGGTACGGTGTCTGATCTCCTCGGAGCAGGTCTGGACACGGTTTCTACTGCCTTGAACTGGATGCTGCTTCTACTGGTCAAACACCCATCGATTCAAACCAAACTTCAAGAGCAGATTGATAAAGTAGTGGGTCGTGACAGACTCCCATCAATAGAAGACAGGAGCAACCTTGCATACCTGGACGCCTTCATCTACGAAACCATGCGCTTCGCCAGCTTCGTCCCCGTCACCATACCGCACTCCACCACCGCAGACGTCACCATCGAAGGTCTCCACATCCCCAAAGACACCGTGGTGTTCATCAACCAGTGGTCCGTCAACCACGACCCTCAAAAGTGGCACGATCCTCACATCTTCAACCCGTCGAGATTCCTGGACGAGACCGGCGCTCTGGATAAAGACCTGACCAACGGCGTGATGATCTTCTCCATTGGGAAGAGAAGATGCATTGGAGATCAGATTGCAAAAGTCGAGGTTTTCCTCATCACTGCCATGTTGCTCCATCAACTGACTTTCGAGAAAGACCCATCACAGGACTTGAGTTTAAACTGCTCTTATGGTTTAACACTGAGGCCATTTGACTATAAAATCTCTGCCAAACTCAGAGGAAGTGTATTTAATGGAGCATAA